A region of the Gadus morhua chromosome 1, gadMor3.0, whole genome shotgun sequence genome:
CCGGCTCACTCTTAATAGGAGGTGGGCTTTTCTCTCTGAGTCAATGTTTCAAGACATAGATAATGAATAAACACTAAAGCCAGCTATTGAGTCTATTAAAGCCACCCACCAAACTCATTACATTccttattattttctttgttgaGTCCTCTTTACAACGTTTGAATAAATTCaccaatcaaataaataatattataatatagttACATAATAATGCTACACTTCTCCGCTAAATTATTGCATACCTTGCGTAtccattttcattttccctTTTCGGTTTGTCTATGTGGATTGGTTTGACCTGTGAAGATACAGAAGAGGGTACTTTAAGAATCTGTCTGCTGCAAAGGGTTTGTAGTAAAGTCAAACAGACGTCTGCGAAGGCAAAccttctcatctctcctcttctccttttgtttttcccTGTGCTTGTCGGAGCTGCCGTTGCTGTGTTTctgcttctctttctctttgtctcgcAGCTTCTTCTCAGAGTCTCTCCCTTCTCTGTGCTCACTGGGAAAACAGAAGTCCAAACAGAGAGGTCATAGGTCCGGGGGGCAGGGGTGAGACGGGGGCTACTTATCAGACAGTGATTAATTCCTAACTTATGATAGTTAAGAAGACATTAACAGTGAAAGGAATTAATGCTGATATCAACTAAAAAATAAAGAGTAGAAAATGTCAGTGCATAAGCATGACTAGGAAAATACACAATAGCACAGGAAATCTGTATTTGGTATATGTTATGGATTTACCAAATACTTATAGATGTATTTCTTTGATTGCTATTAAAGGAAATGTGTTGCTTGACATATAACAACATAATACATGAATCTTGATCATTTACTGAAAATAATGTCTAAATTGTAAATATTGCTTAATTATTTGctttatgtttttatattttaataatttacAATCACAATAATCACAAAATACAGTTGACAATCAACAAAAGGTTGGCAGTAGTAGGATTAAAGGTATTGACTGAATAGACATGTAAATTGTTATCCTTTGAGATAGAGCTCTCCACTTAAATGAATGGTCAATACAGGAGAGGAGACATTTGTACAGGGCTCCCTACCTGTTGCTGTGCTTGGCTTTCTCCCGTTCCTTGTCTTTCTTAtggtctttgtgtctgtgttctttgtctttgtgctTGTCTTTATGCTTGTGAGAGTCTAAAGGGAAACATTTGTGGTTCACTAGACATGTAAAAACACTTCACAAAAGATGTTATCGTATAATTCATCTTGTGAATATGTCTAAAATGACACTCCCGTTAGTATCACTTTGATAGAATTTTGAATATGTATTAAACTATCTacatcaaaatatatttttctaatAGTAAGATAAAGTAATAATAAAAGATGACAATAATTTTTacaattaatattattttacaaTAGAAATGAACAAAGCAGAACATGGAAATACTAGGTCCATTCAAATAGCATTTGGAACAACCTATCTTTAGGCTATTCCACCCTCACACGAACTTGTGGTCAAAAGTAAAGCCTTAAAAAGGTACATGATGAGCAAGACAGAGAGTTGATAGAATACAACCCGTGTGCTTTCTAGGAAGCATATCTTCATCAACAGAACCAAAACTAGAAGAGGGGCTTTTCCTCCTGCTTCAACCAAGATTATTTTGCTATAGCAACGTATTCTCAATTTCTCTGAAGCAGAAAGCCCACAAGACAAGACGGTGTTATTGACCAAATCATTAAAAAGTAAGTGCGTAAGACCAAAGAACAATTAGGACACATTCTTGCACTATTTCGGTCAGAATATATAAAGTGCGAGCGGACTTGGCCTTGATCATCACCTCGTGGCGCCCCGCTGTCATCACAGCTAAACAGCGGCTGAAGACATTCCCATAAGAACAATAACAATCATCACTCTGTTCTTATGAAGGGGGCTTGGGCCGAGGCCTACTTTCCAAAAAAAATTGTCACAACATTTGTGGATCGACACAAACCTTCCTTAAGACAAAATTAATGGCCACATAATAAACATGTGTTTAATTATAAGGAAATCAATGCCATATGCTTTTAATCATGTATTTTACCTATTTTCTCGTTTGAAAAGTTTACAAGTAGAGTTAATGATGAATCCTTATCGCCCTGACGAAGCAATACAACGCTGCGTGTAATATCATACAGGCACAATACATCTGGTCAAAGGACCGCAATACCGGCCGACAGGGGAGATATGCTCCCGGCTTTCGCCTCCATATCACGGCAGGCACTTCCCTCACTGGTCGGCACCCTGGccgtcagacagagaaaaagaaaatggcgTAGAGACTAAGTCCTCAACCCCAATTCTGCTACTTTCGGCTCTAAAATTAGGTATATTTGCACAAATATTTAATAAAGCTATCGCATGCATAATAAACACGACGCCACGCACTTTAAGAATCAAGCCTTAGAATACAATATTTACAATCACAAGGGTAATTTTCATACCCTGTTTTTGAACAATAGACGcaagagagtggaggagaagggacTTAGTCTCTGGGACGCCATTTCTGTCCTTTAAAACCTAACAGTAGACAGTTCATGATACACAATAGAAATCAGGCTAAATGTGAATGAAAATCGTTACTGCATGACCTACCGTTTGTTTTAGATCCAGAATTGACCTGAAATTTTGAAAGACAAAGGTATTAAATATTTCTACTTTCTAAATGCCGGTGTCTTGGTTATTCAAGTTCCAGTGGGTCGAACAAGAATTCCTGGATACATCACCACATTTAATTGCATCCGCACATCAATCAAAACTATGATCGTGATAAAGATAAGTATTTGAACTTATTTACTTCTATCCATTATTGCATACCCTATTATTACTAGCCAACCACGACACTTATCAATACATAACTGATGTGTGACAGACGTATAAAGACATCGCTGACAAAGAGCTACCTGGTAATCTGGATTTCTATGATCTCCGCTCATCTTCAAGTTGTTGTGTAAGTAAAATGCAGCCACAGAAGACGGTTGTTCAAGAAGCGACGTTGGCACAAGCAATCCTTGATAGTCTATGGAATGGAGGCGGTGTGCGCTGGTTGAAGTCCCATTATTAAGGCAGTGCGCATGCTCATATCAATTTGAATGGCGAGAGGAAAAAAACTCTGTGGGGTACCTCCctgacaaaaaaatcaaaataatGCATAAGTGACTCAAATACGAGTCAGTTACAAATATTAACGAGGACCCATTCAACTTTCTATTTAATGGGATACCATTTGAACATCGATTAAGGTAAGTTGTAAGAGACAAAGACTATTTGAAAGGTTATAATTTAACTAACTTCTGTCAGTACATTAATGCCCTACCCCATTAAACACACAAATTGTATACATTATTGGAtatatgtattgtattgttaCTTTGAAAGTCAGCAATAAACgagaatatatacattttaaataatacaAGGATTTCACAAGACAAAGCAGTAGAAAATTTAATGGACTTTTACAACATAATTATACAATCATAACAAGATCTAATATCGGTCTTCACGTGATTAATCCagcattaaaaaacaaaaatacatcatTCACACAACCTCATAACCACACACTAACTACAAACTCACATAATAGCAGGGACAAAAcagaatttaattattttaaaacaaCAATCTGTACATGGGTTACTCACTCCAGTGAAATTCATAATTCACGAGCAGGAAACCATTATCAGATGATTACAAATGTTTAAAGTACAGTTCACAGGGTACCACAACTGCAGTCAGGCCTATTTAGACTTCCTTCGTTTGGCCTGAGTGGGACTCGCTCCAGTCTCTGCGAAGGACAAACAAGAAAGACCATCGGTTGAGATGCATGCGAGTGGAAAGATTGAGTTACAGCAGTGTTACAGAAATCTCTTTgtagctgaaaaaaaaaaaaaaaaataggcatTCATGACAACCAATTGTGGATTATAAAGTGATAATATAGTACAGGTACAAGAGTACATCAATGTGTACTGCTGTTCTGACTGAAATTTCTATTGTGATAGATATACATTTCCACAGTAAATGTTATCATTTAATTAACATAAAGGTATATAGCcagtccgacacacacacacacacacacacacacacacacacacacacacacacacacacacacacacacacacacacacacacacacacacacacacacacacacacacacacacacacacacacctttggaAGCAGCACTGGAGGCAGCGGGCCTGGCcgacctcttcctcatcccgcTGTCCGCTACGGGCTCGTCCTCCGCCTCCTTGTCCGCCCGGGAGCTCCTGCGACTCGGACCCTTGGGCTTCTCCACAGCCACTctggagaggcagacagagggagaaaacaAAGCGAGACAGACAAGAGTGGGGAGGGAAGAAGTGGTTGTTAATGAGGGTAGGCACAGGAATCCTTTAACCCTCCTCTGGTCAGAGTTACAATACCACATGGGACTCGGGACTCGGCTGTTTCTCCTCGTCTACCACAGATACTGCCCGTCTTCAGCCCCCACCGTGTCCACTACGAGGTGGCAGGGTCGGCGTGGTCACTGCGTGTGTCTTGGCAGCACCAGTACGGCTTAAATACATACCTTGGGACTAAGTTGATGGgcgtctttcttttctttgccCATCTGTGATAGAAGTGGAAAAACAGCGGTAAACTAAAAACTGTGGTGCGCACAAAGCATGAGTTTACTTCCCCCTTCATATTTTTGggaaaattaaaataaacccAAGAAAGAAAGGAATGTGATGGCCATAAACAGAAGGTGAGAAGATCAGAGAAGAGGAAGCTTAAGCCTCATCCTTAAGAGAATGAGTACTGCGGTTGATCTATCTTTGAGacatgcatttgaattgttgaaaTGTTGCATGCCATGCATACATACCAAGTGTTGGGGCCACGCGGATCATTGATTTCACCATGTACCCCCCTGGCCAACCAAATGAACTCCCTGAGTTTCAGTAGAGTTAGAAATGTCTAAGCATTTCCCGTTCACAAGCACTGCACTTTAGACGTGGCCAACTTTTGAGAACATCGGCAGAATGGTATACCTTTATGGAAGCCCAAGCCCACGAATCACCACATggttgaaaaaataataaatggtcAATATTATTTCAGGACCTCACCCTTGTTCTGTGACGACTTCTTCAGATGctgcagagaaaaaaaaaaagaaaaaaaggttaGCATCAGTCATAATCGAGAGATATAGGATATATAGCATTTATAGTTCCATGTAAGAAAGGAAATAAATTGGAACATACTTGTCTTTTCACTGGCGATAGGTTCCTGTGACTGTGGACCGGCGGGCTCAATTAGTGCTGGGGAAGATCATGAAGACATGTCAGCTCATACATactagggatgtgaataactaAAAATTTTCATGGTCAAATAATCAGTGGGTGGAatgaacgaataatcgattattcgatgtgtgccgacattcacaaaggcagccatggatcatcgGCAAAACGaactgctaagtagttccacgTCGAATTGTctgttgtgaaaaatgcattcaactgtaatcagaaacgtggttatatgctatagaccctatagtatctgttgtataaaggctgggacgaatttcgaattataaatatgtacaatgcataacgttagttctctggctcatagctgagcggactagaatacctcccgttgccaagtcgtatctaaggtccgtcctatctACTGttggagtgaacaacgtttccgttgcataacaGCAGCAAGATGCAGTTTAAGTCTATCAAGCCCCATGTTCTCGATGTTAAAATGTTGGTTtgtctgattgtgtttgtgtctgtggttgtgtttttgttctgttgtactcTTGTGTATGTTAAGAAAGCAATGATGCACTGTGCCCAAGACAAATTTCCCCACggggacaataaagttgaacctTGAAACTtgataagaaccttacgggaaggTAATGATTGTTtcaggtattagtcaaaccctcaggcgttaccagggaaacaaagttaagGCTTGTGATAAACTTtatatttgaatgggaaaaaatgttaacggtccaaatgttaaaaatcgaATATTCTGAATACATACAACGGAAAACTCAGCAGAAAGTATCCCGGGAGTATCCAAACACCTACCTGGAGGGACTGGGGCAGACTGCGAGGGAGGGCCCATAGCTGGGGACTCAGACGGGGCAGCAGCCTCTCTGTTGGGGTCAGGCGGTGGCGAGGACGTGGATTGGGCCACCTCTGAAGCCGGCACAGTGGGGGCTGGCACAACGGAGGCTGGGGGACTTTGTACAGGGGCAGGATTGGGGAGTGAGGTAGCAGAGGAGGCAACGGTGGGCATAGGAGCCACAACAGGAGCCTGGGTGATTTTAGTCGAGACAGCGACGAGTGCAGAACTTGAAGCCTGGCTGGGGGCCTGAGCAGGGGCCACAATGGGTAGGGAGGGATTTGGGATTGGGGATGGAGAGGACACTGCGGTGGACACTTTAGAAGCAGCTGCCGTGGTCTGGGTCACTGGCGAATCACTTTGACTGACTGGACAGGCAGAAGTAGAGGGCGGGGCTAGTTGAGCCACAGATGCAGTCGCAGGCGCTGCAGGCTTCTCCCTGGCGCTCTGCGGTGGGTCTTGTGGACAGGGCACAGGGGCGGCCACCTGCACAGGCTTACTCTGAAccagagcaggagagggaggaccCACGGGGCTCTTTCTCAGCGGGGTTGTGGTCCCAGGACTAGAAGAGGTGGGCGGGGAGGCCAGGGGGGGCTGAAAGGGTGACGATGGCGGGGCAGGAGGGCCGAGACGGGTTGGCGGCTGGCTGCCTAACGGACTGGACTTCTGCCCGAGGGCTACCTGTACTACACTTTCAGTTTTGATAGCCCCACAGTTTGTctgctggggggccgggggtgtGACAGCTGGGGCCGGTGAAGACGTATTGGTCGTCAACGGGACCTGGCCCCCGACTGTTCTAACGGGCTGAGCACTGGATACTGTAGTGCCAGAGGGCTGGGTGGAGCCTGGAGCTGGCGAGAGCTGGATGTTTGTGGGCACTGCGATCGGTGCTACCATGGTTACTGGCTGGGACACCACGGTTGTGTTGGGGGCCACAGAGGCTCCAGGGACCTGGAAAATAGGGTTGATAAATACAGGCTTGGTAGTGATGAACTGGGGCGGGCGGGGGTTGGGGGTCTGCTGTCGGACGTCCTGCGGCCTAATATTTTTGTTGGTAACGACCATAGTTGCGACCATGCCTGGTGGTGCCTGCGTCGCGGGGGCAGGGGGGATTGGATTcgaggtaacaaacacagtaattTGACTAGAGGCGATGGGGCTTGACGCGGCGGGTAACTGTATGATGGAGTGAACAGCAGCCGCAGGCTTGGGGCTAGGGCTGGGCTTGGAGCCGACAGAGCCGGTGGTGAAGCTGGAGCAGACGGCCGCTAGAGGACTGCTGTTGCTAGAAGAGGCCGACTGGGGGGCTACAGCGAGGGTGGCATTAGTGTTTGGAATCGGAGCAGAGGCGTGGGTAGTCGTGGCGACGATGCTCTGAGTGGGATGGACAGCTTGACTCAGGGAGGGCTTATTGTTGAGGCTGGGGACGGAGGTTGGATTAGTGTTAACGGTAGTGCTCGCAGTTGTCTGCACGCTAGGGCTGCTGGTGGGAACGCAGGGCGCAGGCTTGGGTGGAGCTTCCATTTCCACCTGGGCAGGGGCTGGAGCAACCGGGCATGGAATGTCTGAGTCCTGAGAAACACTGGGCTGTTGTCTTTCTGGAGCCGATGGAGGCTTGGGACTCTCCTTCGCCACGTCCCTGGCAGGCGCGCTCTGCGTGGGCCGCGGAGGCATACCAGCTGAGTTGGGGATTTCCAGAAGCTGATTGAGAGACACTGGTGCGTCCTTTGAAGCGGACAAGGCCTCGGGAACAGAGTCTGGCGTGGGTGTCGTGTTCACAGGTTGCCTCTCAACCGAACCTGCTTGCGGTACAACTCCGCCCTCATGGGGTGTGGGGACACGGGGACTAGCCATTCTAGTAGGGGCAGATAACTCTCTGGAAGGCTGAGGATGGGCCATGGATTGGGGCTGAGGCATGGTTCCCTGGCTTTCCTTGGGTCCCTCAGTGGGGTTACCCTGCATGCCAATGAAGGTGTTCTGGGCAGGCTGAGTCTCGGGGGCGGCAGCAACTGGTGAGGGCATGGATACCAGATTGGAGGCTACTGCGGGGTGGTTCAGCATCATGGCAGACCCCGGAGCATTTATCATCTGCTGCTGGTTGGGAGGACCAGCGAGAGCCATCTTTGTCCCCTTCTGCCTCCCTGGACTTGGAGTGGCTGCTTTCCGGCTGGAGGCTGGACTGGACCTTCGACTGTTGCTGGGACTGGCTCTTTTGGCCTGCCCTCCGGACTGCTTGTCCAGCTTACTACCTGGACCTGCCGCCCCACCTGCAGAAGAGAATGACTGCTGCCCATTGTTACCATTGTTTCCACTGCCGTTATTTGTGCTGCCTTGCAGGTTTAAGTTCGGTGGGGCCTGCCCTATAGCCTTCAGCGTAGTGGGGTTCAGACCCTGTTGGTCAAAGCCCCTATTCAGGTTGGGTTGCCTTGGAGGCAAGGGAATGTTGATTTTAGGGGGGAACAGCCCTGCGATGGAGGCATTGAGTCGCTCCGGGGACAGGTTGATTTCGGACGGCTCTGTGCTGGGGGGCCGATTAGTCGGAGTCAGGGGGTGATGGTATGGCCTGGGGCTTGCCCGGTTGGGGGTTTTGGGCCTGGAGCTCTGCGAGGTTGTAGGAACGTTAGGGAAGTGGATGCCAGGCATGGGGCCCCCTTGTTGCGCCTGTGaggggagctgctgctggggacTGGCTCCAGGGTGCTGGGGCATGGACGGCGGAAGAGGGCCCTGCTTCATCATGTGAGCATTGGATGCTGGATTGACCATCATCTGTTGGGCTCCATTTCCAGACTGCATCACCAGCTCTGGGACTCCGGGCCTGCCCTGCATGGTGTGGCCTCCTCCAGGGGCCTCTTCTGTTTCAGACCCTTGAGAAGCCGGCCCGACATCTGGATGAGACATTCTCCGCGGTCCTCCAGCGAGCTGGACAGGGAACAGCACATATAGCGTAAGCGTAAGCAGAGTGAAAGTCTGAAAATAAACGTCACACAAGTTTTCAAAGCAGGTCCTCACCTGTGCGTTGACGCCCAGAGGCATCCCTCTAGGTTTGTCAGGTGAAGGCGGCACTCCTACATTCCCCTGCAGGTTAATCATCGCAGGCATACCTCCTTGTTGGGAAACTGGCATTCTGTGAACGTCCCCTGGATTGACCATCCCCCTGGGAGGCAGTTGACCTCCAGGAGGAATGGACATACGATTCTTAGCCTGTTCCTGCTGCATCttctgcatcatcatcatctgatgctgctgctgttggtgaaAATAGTTTGTCACAATCTTAAACTGGGGAcctataaatatatgtattgtTGTTGCTATTGAAGAAGAGCATTAGAAGGGTTTTAATCTTACCTGCTGTTGAAGGTGTGGTGGCTGggcttgctgctgttgttgttgttgttgctgctgctgctgctgttgttgttgttgctgctgctgctgctgctgctgctgaagctgGTGAGGATGCATTTGAGCCTGGGCTTGGCCAGGAGGCTGGGTTACGGCCATCCCCTGTTGCCCCTGCATCTGCATTTGttgcatctgctgctgctgctgtatctGTTGCTGCTGTAATTGCTGCTGTTGCATCTGCTGCTGCATCTGCTGCTGTATTTGCTGCTGCTGCAAGTGctgcatttgttgttgttgttgctgctgctgctgctgctgttggataAACTGCATGGGCACCTGCTGCAACACCCGCTGCTCTCCGGGTTGGGCAGTGAAGCCTACAGAGGTAAGTAAGTAAAACAATATTATTCCAATAAAAACCAATGTATACACATTGTACAGAGTGCAAGTGCAATTACCAGAAAAAGGACATGCTGAAGGAATTTGATGACAGGTTAGATATACATCGATATATCAACAATTACCTGCAGGCCTGTTGGGAAAATCAGGGAGTTTAGGACCAGAGGTATCCATGACTAAACTGTGATCTCCAGCCATCCCAGGTAGGTCAGAGTCCTCCAGACCAGAAGCCCCATCCAGACCACTGAGGAACGAAAGACAAGTTGCAACAAATAAACATACTGCAACATAGCAGCAGTAATCAAAAATGGGAACAAAAATCACAGCGCGGTGTGCTGTCTTACCCCAGGCCATCAGCTTGCTCTCCAACTTTAGGTTTCTTCTTTCGCGGGGGTTTCTTCTTCTTGGGCTTGGCCTGGTTACTACCCCCTGCTCCTTGCTTCGCTCCTGGCCCAAACTGGCTGGCAGAGATATCACTCTGGAGCAGGTTGACCAGCAGCGGGCTGGTCAGCGTTACATCCTTGTTAACAGGGAAGCCCCCTTGTGGTCCCACTGCCCCCGCCATGGGCATCTGCCCTTGGAACTGTGGGTTGAAGTTCATGCCATGCCCTTGAAAGTGGCCGTTGCCCACCTGCATGTGCTGAGGGGTTCCCATCATGCCTTGCGGCTGCTGTCCCTGCATATCAGGCAGCATCTGTTGGACACCCAATTCACCTGGCCCGCTGTTTGGGTCGACCAGTGGATGTTGGTGTTGCTGGGctgcctgttgttgttgttgttgttgttgttgttgttgttgttgctgctgctgctgttgttgttgcaacATTGCCTGCtgttgtttctgctgctgtagctgctgctgctgctgtaactGCTGTTGAACTAGGGGATGCCCAGCAGGCAGCCTCATCTGCTGCCCATGCATACCCATCACCTGGTTTGGATTCCCGGCCATGggaacctgctgctgctggttcatctgttgctgctgctgctgtagttgttgttgttgttgttgttgctgctgctgctgctgctgtagttgctgctgctgctgttgcattTGTTGCTGTTGAAGctggtgctgttgctgctgctgtaactgctgttgctggagttgAGCcatttgttgttgctgctgttgttgtggagtcaaatgctgctgctgctgctgctgctgctgctgctgctgctgctgctgctgctgctggccgacCTGGGCCTGGAATGGAACCATGTTCCCTGGAACATTTGGTGAAGGGCCCCGCATCATCTGGCCAGGCATGACCCCCGCCGGAACCTTTCCTACAAAAGCCTGCTTGTTCGCTTGCATCTGATTGGGAACCATTTGTTCCATCATGGTgttctgttgctgttgttgttgttgttgctgctgctgctgctgttgttgttgttgctgctgctgctgttgcacttgctgctgttgttgttgctgcgcttgctgctgttgttgctgcgcttgctgctgctgctgctgctgctgctgttgctgtagCAGCATGGCCTGGTGCCCCTGGCCTCCAACCATCTGACCCTGCCCATGCATCACCCCCTGGCCTTGTTGAGGCATCAACTGCTTGGGTGGGGtcatccctcctctctgcccctgACTTAGGGGCCTGGAGAGGACCGTCTGACCTCCACCCTGGCCTTGAACCATctggctgggggaggaggacacgGGCTGGGCCTGATGCTGGAGGCCCATCATCTGGGTTTGGAGGCCAGGTTGCGTCTGGCCCATACTAGCTCCGGCAGCGGCACCAGGAGGCTGACCGCCTGGTACACCCATAACATTAGCTTGGGCATGAGGCGGTCCCTGCATCGTGTTGGGAGCAACGGAAGATGGCTGTGGCCCTATTTGAATAAGAGAAGAGCAAGTTTTAAAAACGATGTAGATCATGTTTTTGGTACCAAGAATCCCATAACTATGAATAATCACATTTAGAAATGGCATAAATCCAATACCTACACAAGCTTAAATAGTACTTTCCAATGAAATCACTAAACATAATGGCATGTTATCATAAATGGCAATATAT
Encoded here:
- the ncoa6 gene encoding nuclear receptor coactivator 6 isoform X1; translation: MAHPHIPPQLPPGAKMLEGDNDSNGDSGVEEDVVEDTGGCQGGSGTQEDCVEQECNEESNGDEGHFTIFVAFKGNLEDEDFAEKLNRVVIGIPSIIDLGSETLQPKRVEKWNSVRVTFNIPRDAAERLRLLAQNNQQQLRDLGILSVQIEGEGPINVAMGQNRGQEVRVNGPIGMPGQMRMDMGFPGQPGPAMRMPNPSMVPPGPSMAGQVMVPGGSGQMPPRGRGSTTQIDGMDPMMSVQQQQQQQLQHQQAGPHGSGQMPPQAAHHMQALQVGRQLNPAALQQLQQHQQQQQQQQQQQQQQQQQQQQQQQQQQQQAQLSQLGPRPPFNPSGPMAVPPNWNQLPSGVLQPPATQGGPAWRKPPPQGQIGQRPPSLAAVQTPNHPPPPYPYGSQQTGQVFNAIGQGQLQQQQGGMGQFAAPQPKGPQTGPGGVVGPPRPPPPLPPAPGQQGNLAAKSPGSSSSPFQQGSPGTPPMMAQRPTTPQGFPQGVGSPGRAALGPQGNMQQGFMGMPQHGQPGGQVHPGAMPGMQKRPMGFSNMTGNQNFVQGQVSGTTPGTPGGGAGQQLQSGQAMPHQGPQPSSVAPNTMQGPPHAQANVMGVPGGQPPGAAAGASMGQTQPGLQTQMMGLQHQAQPVSSSPSQMVQGQGGGQTVLSRPLSQGQRGGMTPPKQLMPQQGQGVMHGQGQMVGGQGHQAMLLQQQQQQQQQQQAQQQQQQAQQQQQQQVQQQQQQQQQQQQQQQQQQQQQQNTMMEQMVPNQMQANKQAFVGKVPAGVMPGQMMRGPSPNVPGNMVPFQAQVGQQQQQQQQQQQQQQQQQHLTPQQQQQQQMAQLQQQQLQQQQQHQLQQQQMQQQQQQLQQQQQQQQQQQQQLQQQQQQMNQQQQVPMAGNPNQVMGMHGQQMRLPAGHPLVQQQLQQQQQLQQQKQQQAMLQQQQQQQQQQQQQQQQQQQQAAQQHQHPLVDPNSGPGELGVQQMLPDMQGQQPQGMMGTPQHMQVGNGHFQGHGMNFNPQFQGQMPMAGAVGPQGGFPVNKDVTLTSPLLVNLLQSDISASQFGPGAKQGAGGSNQAKPKKKKPPRKKKPKVGEQADGLGGLDGASGLEDSDLPGMAGDHSLVMDTSGPKLPDFPNRPAGFTAQPGEQRVLQQVPMQFIQQQQQQQQQQQQMQHLQQQQIQQQMQQQMQQQQLQQQQIQQQQQMQQMQMQGQQGMAVTQPPGQAQAQMHPHQLQQQQQQQQQQQQQQQQQQQQQQQQQAQPPHLQQQQQHQMMMMQKMQQEQAKNRMSIPPGGQLPPRGMVNPGDVHRMPVSQQGGMPAMINLQGNVGVPPSPDKPRGMPLGVNAQLAGGPRRMSHPDVGPASQGSETEEAPGGGHTMQGRPGVPELVMQSGNGAQQMMVNPASNAHMMKQGPLPPSMPQHPGASPQQQLPSQAQQGGPMPGIHFPNVPTTSQSSRPKTPNRASPRPYHHPLTPTNRPPSTEPSEINLSPERLNASIAGLFPPKINIPLPPRQPNLNRGFDQQGLNPTTLKAIGQAPPNLNLQGSTNNGSGNNGNNGQQSFSSAGGAAGPGSKLDKQSGGQAKRASPSNSRRSSPASSRKAATPSPGRQKGTKMALAGPPNQQQMINAPGSAMMLNHPAVASNLVSMPSPVAAAPETQPAQNTFIGMQGNPTEGPKESQGTMPQPQSMAHPQPSRELSAPTRMASPRVPTPHEGGVVPQAGSVERQPVNTTPTPDSVPEALSASKDAPVSLNQLLEIPNSAGMPPRPTQSAPARDVAKESPKPPSAPERQQPSVSQDSDIPCPVAPAPAQVEMEAPPKPAPCVPTSSPSVQTTASTTVNTNPTSVPSLNNKPSLSQAVHPTQSIVATTTHASAPIPNTNATLAVAPQSASSSNSSPLAAVCSSFTTGSVGSKPSPSPKPAAAVHSIIQLPAASSPIASSQITVFVTSNPIPPAPATQAPPGMVATMVVTNKNIRPQDVRQQTPNPRPPQFITTKPVFINPIFQVPGASVAPNTTVVSQPVTMVAPIAVPTNIQLSPAPGSTQPSGTTVSSAQPVRTVGGQVPLTTNTSSPAPAVTPPAPQQTNCGAIKTESVVQVALGQKSSPLGSQPPTRLGPPAPPSSPFQPPLASPPTSSSPGTTTPLRKSPVGPPSPALVQSKPVQVAAPVPCPQDPPQSAREKPAAPATASVAQLAPPSTSACPVSQSDSPVTQTTAAASKVSTAVSSPSPIPNPSLPIVAPAQAPSQASSSALVAVSTKITQAPVVAPMPTVASSATSLPNPAPVQSPPASVVPAPTVPASEVAQSTSSPPPDPNREAAAPSESPAMGPPSQSAPVPPALIEPAGPQSQEPIASEKTTSEEVVTEQGWAKKRKTPINLVPRVAVEKPKGPSRRSSRADKEAEDEPVADSGMRKRSARPAASSAASKETGASPTQAKRRKSK